The following are from one region of the Ochotona princeps isolate mOchPri1 chromosome 15, mOchPri1.hap1, whole genome shotgun sequence genome:
- the SPRYD4 gene encoding SPRY domain-containing protein 4 yields the protein MALRFSQAMQLYYCGGQRLGAAAAEVRRGGIKFKLAEKTAHSSLALFREGTAVTYGLVGLEPTQVALNAERFREWAVVLADTAVSSGRHYWEVTVGRSQQFRIGVADADMSRDSCIGMDERSWVFSYAQRKWHTMWANEKAPVEGVGQPDKVGLLLDCEAQKLSLVDVSQVSLICTLQTAFRGPVVPAFALWDGELLTHSGLEVPTGL from the exons ATGGCACTGCGCTTTTCACAGGCAATGCAGTTGTACTACTGTGGAGGCCAGCGATTGGGAGCTGCCGCGGCGGAAGTCCGGAGAG GTGGCATCAAATTTAAGCTTGCCGAAAAaactgcccacagcagcctcGCCCTATTCAGAGAGGGTACGGCGGTTACATATGGCTTAGTTGGATTGGAACCCACCCAAGTCGCACTGAATGCGGAGCGCTTCCGAGAGTGGGCCGTGGTGCTGGCAGACACGGCGGTCAGCAGTGGGAGGCACTACTGGGAGGTGACCGTGGGGCGTTCCCAGCAGTTCCGCATAGGAGTGGCCGATGCCGACATGTCCCGCGATAGCTGCATCGGTATGGATGAACGATCTTGGGTGTTCTCCTATGCGCAGCGCAAGTGGCACACCATGTGGGCCAACGAGAAAGCTCCTGTGGAGGGTGTTGGGCAGCCAGACAAGGTGGGGCTACTGCTGGACTGTGAGGCCCAGAAGCTCAGCCTGGTGGATGTGAGCCAGGTCTCCCTGATCTGCACGCTACAGACTGCCTTCCGGGGTCCTGTAGTGCCTGCGTTTGCCCTCTGGGATGGAGAGCTGCTGACCCACTCAGGGCTTGAGGTGCCCACAGGCCTCTAG